A stretch of Bradyrhizobium sp. CCBAU 53338 DNA encodes these proteins:
- the mfd gene encoding transcription-repair coupling factor — MKLGMKSPAELLTPGRALTLANVAEGAEGLIVSDLARAVAARPKKPAVSLAVVCRDGGRMQQLERTLRFFAPDLPVLTFPAWDCQPYDRVSPHGGILAQRLTTLARLAALTGSDKPLIVLTTVNAVVQRVPARELVAAQALSVAPGNVVPMDTIVAWLEHNGYNRSSTVREPGEYAVRGGILDLFPAGLEQPVRFDFFGDSLESIRSFDAETQRTLLDMRSLDLVPISEFQLVTDTIRRFRMGYVAEFGAPERDDALYEAVSEGRRHPGMEHWLPLFQDRMDTLFDYLQGAAVAIEPQAEDAVRERFKQIQDYYEARRDAMEHPGGGAIYKPLPPDRLYLTEEEWGKRERDMPLIRLTAFSVPADGTSVVDAGARKGRDFAPERNDTTVNVFESVVSHVMALQAQRKKVVIALWSEGSRDRMTSMLRDHKLAHTTSVNAWRTVQATPRNETMLAVLGLESGFETDEIAVISEQDILGDRLVRPRKASRKLDNFISEVTSLTAGDIVVHVDHGIGRFIGLQTLDVAGAPHDCLELHYAAETKLFLPVENIELLSRYGSDQTAVELDRLGGSGWQTRKAKLKNRIREIAGELIKIAAARHLHEAPKLPVQQGLYDEFCARFPYDETEDQLGAIESTLKDLELGRPMDRLICGDVGFGKTEVALRAAFAVALEGKQVAVVVPTTLLARQHAKTFTERFKGFPVNVAQASRLVATKELNLVKKGIADGSVDIVVGTHALLGKAIKFRDLGLVIVDEEQHFGVTHKERLKALRSEVHVLTLSATPIPRTLQLALTGVRELSIIASPPVDRLAVRTFVAPHDPLMIREALLRERYRGGQAFYVVPRIDDLAEVKDFLDKNVPEMKVAVAHGQMPPAVIEDIMTAFYDGKFDILLSTTIVESGLDIPNANTLIVHRADMFGLAQLYQLRGRVGRSKLRAYALFTLPAQQKITAQAERRLTVLQSLETLGAGFQLASHDLDIRGAGNLLGEEQSGHIKEVGFELYQSMLEEAIVNLKAGVSEPAADRWSPTITIGMPVLIPEDYVGDLSVRLSLYRRLADLDSEEEIENFGAEMRDRFGVLPDEVRYLFKVAAIKAFCRQANVEKIDAGPKGAVITFRDNSFAYPDRLVSFIKSHGQAAKVRPDMKVVFLQDWETPEERLAGTTEIMRQLSQLAQKKKAA, encoded by the coding sequence ATGAAGCTGGGCATGAAATCTCCGGCCGAGCTGCTGACGCCCGGCCGCGCGCTGACGCTTGCCAATGTTGCCGAGGGCGCCGAAGGCCTTATCGTCTCCGATCTCGCGCGGGCCGTTGCGGCGCGGCCGAAGAAGCCGGCCGTCAGCCTTGCGGTCGTCTGCCGCGACGGCGGACGCATGCAGCAGCTCGAACGGACGCTGCGATTCTTTGCGCCCGATCTGCCGGTGCTGACCTTTCCGGCCTGGGACTGCCAGCCCTATGACCGCGTTTCGCCGCATGGCGGCATCCTTGCGCAGCGCCTGACAACGCTGGCACGGCTCGCCGCGCTCACCGGCAGTGACAAGCCGCTGATCGTCCTGACGACGGTGAACGCCGTCGTGCAGCGCGTACCCGCGCGCGAGCTGGTCGCCGCCCAGGCACTCTCGGTCGCGCCCGGCAATGTCGTGCCGATGGACACCATCGTCGCCTGGCTCGAGCACAACGGCTACAACCGTTCCTCGACCGTGCGCGAACCCGGCGAGTACGCCGTGCGTGGCGGCATTCTCGATCTGTTTCCGGCCGGGCTCGAGCAGCCTGTTCGCTTCGACTTCTTCGGCGACAGCCTGGAATCGATACGCTCGTTCGATGCCGAGACGCAGCGCACGCTGCTCGACATGCGCTCGCTCGATCTTGTGCCGATCTCGGAATTCCAGCTCGTCACCGATACCATCCGCCGTTTCCGCATGGGCTATGTCGCCGAGTTCGGTGCGCCCGAGCGGGACGATGCGCTCTACGAGGCCGTCAGCGAAGGCCGCCGCCACCCTGGTATGGAGCACTGGCTGCCGCTGTTCCAGGACCGCATGGACACGCTGTTCGATTATCTGCAGGGCGCCGCGGTTGCGATCGAGCCGCAGGCCGAGGACGCCGTCCGCGAGCGCTTCAAGCAGATCCAGGACTATTACGAGGCCCGCCGCGATGCGATGGAGCATCCGGGCGGTGGCGCCATCTACAAGCCGCTGCCGCCGGATCGGCTCTATCTGACCGAGGAGGAGTGGGGCAAGCGCGAACGCGACATGCCGCTGATCCGGCTGACGGCCTTCTCCGTGCCGGCCGACGGCACCAGCGTCGTCGACGCCGGCGCGCGCAAGGGCCGCGACTTTGCGCCCGAGCGTAACGATACCACGGTCAACGTGTTCGAATCCGTCGTCAGCCACGTCATGGCGCTGCAAGCCCAACGCAAGAAGGTCGTGATCGCGCTGTGGAGCGAAGGCTCGCGCGACCGCATGACCTCGATGCTGCGCGATCACAAGCTTGCTCACACCACCAGCGTCAACGCCTGGCGGACGGTGCAGGCAACCCCGCGCAACGAGACCATGCTGGCCGTGCTCGGGCTCGAAAGCGGCTTCGAGACCGACGAGATCGCTGTCATCAGCGAGCAGGATATCCTGGGCGATCGTCTGGTGCGGCCGCGCAAGGCGAGCCGCAAGCTCGACAATTTCATCTCGGAGGTCACGAGCCTCACCGCCGGCGACATCGTCGTCCACGTCGATCACGGCATCGGTCGCTTCATTGGCCTGCAGACCCTCGACGTCGCCGGCGCGCCGCATGACTGTCTCGAGCTGCATTATGCCGCCGAGACCAAGCTGTTCCTGCCGGTCGAGAACATCGAACTGCTGTCGCGCTACGGCTCCGACCAGACCGCGGTCGAGCTTGATCGCCTTGGCGGCTCCGGCTGGCAGACCCGCAAGGCCAAACTCAAGAACCGTATCCGCGAGATCGCAGGCGAGTTGATCAAGATCGCCGCCGCGCGCCATCTGCACGAGGCGCCCAAACTGCCGGTGCAGCAGGGCCTCTATGACGAGTTCTGCGCGCGTTTCCCTTATGACGAGACCGAAGACCAGCTCGGGGCGATCGAATCCACGCTGAAGGACCTCGAGCTCGGCCGTCCCATGGACCGGCTGATCTGCGGCGACGTCGGCTTCGGCAAGACCGAGGTGGCGCTGCGCGCTGCGTTCGCCGTCGCGCTCGAAGGCAAGCAGGTCGCGGTCGTGGTGCCGACCACGCTGCTGGCGCGCCAGCACGCCAAAACCTTCACCGAGCGATTCAAGGGTTTTCCGGTGAATGTGGCGCAGGCCTCGCGCCTGGTCGCGACCAAGGAGCTCAACCTGGTCAAGAAGGGCATCGCCGACGGTTCGGTCGATATCGTCGTCGGCACCCACGCGCTGCTCGGCAAGGCGATCAAGTTCCGCGATCTCGGCCTCGTCATCGTCGACGAGGAGCAGCACTTTGGCGTCACGCACAAGGAGCGACTGAAGGCGCTGCGCTCCGAGGTGCATGTGCTGACGCTGTCGGCAACCCCGATCCCGCGCACGCTGCAATTGGCGCTCACCGGCGTCCGCGAGCTCTCGATCATTGCTTCGCCCCCGGTCGATCGCCTGGCGGTCCGCACTTTCGTTGCCCCGCACGATCCGTTGATGATCCGCGAGGCGCTGCTGCGCGAGCGCTATCGCGGCGGCCAGGCGTTCTACGTCGTGCCGCGCATCGACGATCTCGCCGAGGTCAAGGATTTCCTCGACAAGAACGTGCCGGAGATGAAGGTCGCGGTCGCGCACGGGCAGATGCCGCCCGCGGTGATCGAGGACATCATGACCGCGTTCTACGACGGCAAGTTCGACATCCTGCTCTCGACCACGATCGTCGAATCCGGCCTCGACATTCCCAACGCCAACACGCTGATCGTGCATCGCGCCGACATGTTCGGTCTCGCCCAGCTCTACCAGCTCCGCGGCCGCGTCGGCCGATCCAAGCTGCGGGCCTATGCGCTGTTCACGCTGCCGGCGCAGCAGAAGATCACCGCCCAGGCCGAGCGCCGGCTCACCGTGCTGCAATCGCTGGAGACGCTTGGCGCCGGCTTCCAACTCGCCTCGCATGACCTCGATATCCGCGGCGCCGGCAATCTTTTGGGCGAGGAACAGTCCGGCCACATCAAGGAGGTCGGTTTCGAGCTCTACCAGTCGATGCTGGAGGAAGCGATCGTCAACCTCAAGGCCGGCGTGTCCGAGCCCGCCGCGGACCGCTGGTCGCCGACGATCACCATCGGCATGCCCGTGCTGATCCCTGAGGATTACGTCGGCGATCTCTCGGTGCGCCTCTCGCTCTACCGGCGCCTCGCCGATCTCGACAGCGAGGAGGAGATCGAGAATTTTGGCGCCGAGATGCGCGACCGCTTCGGCGTGCTGCCGGACGAGGTGCGCTATCTCTTCAAGGTCGCCGCGATCAAGGCGTTCTGCCGCCAGGCCAATGTCGAGAAGATCGATGCGGGTCCAAAGGGCGCCGTCATCACCTTCCGCGACAATTCCTTCGCCTATCCCGATCGCCTGGTGTCGTTCATCAAGAGCCACGGCCAGGCCGCCAAGGTGCGGCCCGACATGAAGGTGGTGTTCCTGCAGGATTGGGAAACCCCGGAAGAGCGTCTCGCCGGCACCACGGAGATCATGCGGCAATTGTCGCAGCTCGCGCAGAAAAAGAAGGCGGCGTGA
- a CDS encoding GGDEF domain-containing protein encodes MSQAGPILFVSNTERPAFIAALDEARLFPVVDTDWASAARAVEQVQPAAVLAAMSGGHEAHMPLLAKKIADQPLYLPLVALDAQATLPHNALPFSTRGNAAERLIARLRAAIRVRTLHATVLRRLPEAKVALPEADPVRDAIVLLIGRGAAYPALSVALGERTGVVGALSIEAAAKHLNTRDIDGVVLSDGFTPRVTDAFLTVLAEDTRFRNLPVVVTAHQLTQSYDLPNLELIAGEPAKVAANALPLIRQHAMEAQLSRTLRSIDAGGWLDPRSGLLTVEAFARDFSKAVEQTLARGGGLSVARFAFDPGNPRAQLDAARILSRLMRQMDFGAAQKDGSVIVVFAETDFRTAHMIARRLSAVMKHTSNGKHEMRSDPVVSVDSLSPSDTARSLLGRLSADASRAAS; translated from the coding sequence ATGTCCCAGGCGGGCCCGATCCTGTTTGTATCCAATACCGAGCGCCCCGCCTTCATTGCGGCGCTGGACGAGGCCCGTCTGTTCCCGGTCGTCGACACCGATTGGGCGAGCGCCGCACGTGCCGTCGAGCAGGTGCAGCCGGCCGCGGTCCTCGCCGCGATGTCCGGCGGGCACGAAGCACATATGCCCCTGCTCGCAAAGAAGATCGCCGATCAGCCGCTGTATCTCCCGCTGGTCGCGCTCGATGCGCAGGCCACGCTACCCCACAACGCGCTGCCGTTCTCCACGCGCGGCAACGCTGCCGAACGCCTGATCGCGCGCCTGCGCGCCGCGATTCGCGTCCGCACGCTGCATGCCACCGTGCTGCGCCGGCTGCCGGAGGCGAAGGTGGCACTGCCGGAGGCCGATCCGGTGCGCGATGCCATCGTGCTGTTGATCGGCCGCGGCGCTGCTTATCCTGCCCTCTCCGTCGCGCTCGGCGAGCGTACCGGCGTCGTCGGCGCGCTCTCGATCGAGGCCGCGGCCAAGCATCTCAACACCCGCGACATCGACGGCGTCGTGCTCTCCGACGGATTTACGCCGCGCGTCACCGACGCTTTCCTTACCGTGCTCGCGGAGGACACTCGCTTCCGCAACCTGCCCGTGGTCGTCACCGCGCACCAGCTCACCCAGAGCTACGATCTGCCCAACCTCGAGCTGATCGCGGGCGAGCCCGCCAAGGTCGCGGCCAACGCGCTGCCGCTGATCCGCCAGCACGCCATGGAAGCGCAATTGAGCCGGACGCTGCGCTCGATCGACGCCGGCGGCTGGCTCGATCCGCGCAGCGGTCTCTTGACGGTCGAAGCCTTTGCCCGCGATTTCTCCAAGGCCGTGGAGCAGACGCTCGCGCGCGGCGGCGGCCTGTCGGTGGCGCGCTTCGCCTTCGATCCCGGCAATCCCCGCGCGCAGCTCGATGCCGCGCGCATCCTCAGCCGCCTGATGCGGCAGATGGACTTTGGCGCGGCACAGAAGGACGGCTCGGTGATCGTGGTGTTCGCGGAGACGGATTTCCGCACGGCGCACATGATCGCCCGCCGCCTGTCGGCGGTGATGAAGCACACGTCCAACGGCAAGCACGAGATGCGCAGCGATCCCGTCGTATCAGTGGATTCGTTGTCGCCATCGGATACGGCGAGGTCGTTGCTGGGCCGGCTATCGGCGGACGCGTCGCGGGCGGCGTCGTAG
- a CDS encoding class I adenylate-forming enzyme family protein, producing the protein MNQQAVSPTLDTLFQRTLMRQPHAPALLDPLNKSRITGHQPRRMTYAEADAAIEALSAHFVESGLPANSVIAIQLPATVEFVLTVLAAHRAGLVVAVLPLLWRQAELAAALNRTAARAIVTMSKVDGISYADLAMHAAAEAFSIRHVFGFGTDLPEGMASLDEVLARPPGATRAVIQDGRKAAMISFDVTAEGFRPVPRPHFSLIAGGLAMSLEADIQQGATVMSAFAPMSFAGLASSLAVWLLCGGTLALHHPFESEVLEQQINEHECDVLIAPAQLALRLGDSGLAARMPTLRNVIGLWRAPEQVAASEAWIAPHAPLTDIYLFGEAGLFGARRGEDGIPVAVMPGPHGAPREQAGSSIAGEILLTQKGTLGLRGPMVPIAAYAPPQPVGETLTAQPPRDYVDTGYAARIDRASGAICITAPPSGIMAVGGYRFLSNDLQEWARRLGQGALLTALPDRLSGHRLAGRAQDNARAREALSELGLNPLMVEAFRDRSGPI; encoded by the coding sequence GTGAACCAGCAAGCCGTATCGCCTACGCTCGACACGCTGTTCCAGCGGACGCTGATGCGGCAGCCGCACGCGCCCGCTCTGCTCGATCCCCTCAACAAATCCCGTATCACCGGGCACCAGCCGCGGCGGATGACCTACGCCGAAGCCGACGCCGCCATCGAGGCACTGTCGGCGCATTTCGTCGAATCGGGCTTGCCGGCCAATTCGGTGATCGCGATCCAGTTGCCCGCGACGGTCGAGTTCGTGCTGACGGTGCTGGCGGCCCATCGCGCCGGCCTCGTTGTCGCCGTGCTGCCGCTGCTGTGGCGGCAGGCGGAGCTTGCAGCCGCGCTCAACCGCACCGCGGCGCGCGCCATCGTCACCATGAGCAAGGTCGACGGCATCAGCTATGCCGATCTTGCCATGCACGCAGCCGCCGAGGCGTTCTCGATCCGCCACGTGTTCGGCTTCGGAACCGATTTGCCTGAGGGCATGGCCTCTCTCGACGAGGTGCTGGCGCGTCCGCCCGGTGCCACGCGCGCGGTGATCCAGGACGGCCGCAAGGCGGCGATGATCTCCTTCGACGTCACGGCAGAGGGTTTCCGCCCGGTGCCGCGGCCGCATTTCAGCCTGATCGCAGGTGGCCTTGCGATGTCGCTGGAAGCCGACATCCAGCAGGGCGCGACCGTGATGTCGGCGTTCGCGCCGATGTCGTTCGCCGGCCTCGCTTCCTCGCTCGCGGTGTGGCTGCTGTGCGGCGGCACGCTGGCGCTGCATCATCCCTTCGAGAGCGAGGTGCTCGAGCAGCAAATCAACGAGCACGAATGCGACGTGCTGATCGCGCCGGCCCAGCTCGCGCTGCGCCTCGGCGATTCCGGTCTGGCGGCGCGGATGCCGACCTTGCGCAACGTCATCGGTCTGTGGCGCGCGCCGGAGCAGGTGGCGGCGAGCGAAGCCTGGATCGCGCCGCATGCGCCGCTCACCGACATCTATCTGTTCGGCGAAGCCGGTCTGTTCGGCGCCCGGCGCGGCGAGGACGGCATCCCTGTCGCGGTGATGCCCGGGCCGCACGGGGCGCCGCGCGAGCAGGCGGGGTCGTCGATCGCAGGCGAGATCCTGTTGACCCAAAAGGGCACGCTCGGCCTGCGCGGCCCGATGGTGCCGATCGCAGCCTACGCGCCACCACAGCCGGTCGGCGAGACGCTGACCGCGCAGCCGCCGCGCGACTATGTCGATACCGGATATGCCGCCCGGATCGACCGGGCCAGCGGCGCGATCTGCATCACCGCGCCGCCATCAGGCATCATGGCCGTCGGCGGCTATCGCTTCCTGTCCAACGACCTTCAGGAATGGGCGCGCCGGCTCGGCCAGGGTGCGCTGCTCACCGCCCTGCCCGACCGCCTCTCCGGCCATCGGCTGGCGGGCCGGGCCCAGGACAATGCCCGCGCCCGCGAGGCGCTCAGCGAACTTGGCCTTAACCCCCTGATGGTCGAGGCTTTTCGCGACCGCTCAGGCCCGATCTAG